Proteins from a genomic interval of Tautonia rosea:
- a CDS encoding WD40 repeat domain-containing protein — protein sequence MRHLHRVLSPLAVLVLATPALSRQAEPVGTLKGHEEQPYAVCWSPDGNTLLSVGFDKTLRLWDAETLEQRAVIPAHEDLALCVSTSPDGSKIATGGQDKLAKIWPMPDLETDSPVEPLVTLTGHEGQVYAVAFAPDGSRIATAGADKSVRLWNVETGEASRTIAEAHAAIVYAVAFHPSADLLASAGDDGLIKFWTSDAEAEPLKAEGHEAAIYCLAFSPDGSTLASGSVDKTLRLWNVEDGSVQRVLRGHTDDVYALAWSPDGTRLVSVGYSGQFLIWDPQSEEPLSQQRIAPDTRASSLAFSPDGRRLAVAASDGLVHVLTMP from the coding sequence ATGAGACACCTCCACCGTGTCCTCTCCCCCCTTGCCGTATTGGTGCTGGCCACTCCCGCCTTAAGCCGCCAGGCGGAACCGGTCGGGACTTTGAAAGGACATGAGGAGCAACCCTATGCGGTCTGCTGGAGCCCCGATGGCAACACTCTTCTCTCGGTTGGCTTCGACAAGACCCTGCGACTCTGGGACGCCGAGACGCTCGAACAACGCGCGGTGATCCCAGCCCACGAAGACCTTGCCCTCTGTGTCTCAACGAGCCCGGACGGCTCGAAAATCGCCACTGGAGGACAGGACAAGCTCGCCAAGATCTGGCCAATGCCTGACCTGGAGACCGACTCCCCGGTTGAGCCCCTGGTCACACTGACCGGGCACGAGGGGCAGGTTTATGCCGTCGCCTTCGCTCCTGATGGCAGCCGGATCGCCACCGCGGGGGCCGACAAGTCGGTCCGCCTCTGGAACGTCGAAACCGGCGAGGCTTCCCGGACCATCGCCGAGGCTCACGCGGCAATCGTCTATGCCGTCGCCTTTCATCCGTCGGCCGATCTGCTCGCCTCGGCAGGAGATGATGGCCTGATCAAGTTCTGGACCTCTGACGCCGAGGCCGAACCCCTGAAGGCCGAGGGGCACGAGGCCGCAATCTACTGCCTTGCCTTCAGCCCCGACGGCTCGACACTGGCCAGCGGATCGGTGGACAAGACCCTTCGCCTCTGGAACGTGGAGGACGGCTCGGTGCAACGGGTCCTTCGAGGCCACACGGACGACGTTTATGCGCTGGCCTGGTCACCCGACGGAACACGTCTGGTTTCTGTCGGTTACAGCGGCCAGTTCCTCATCTGGGACCCGCAATCCGAGGAACCCCTTTCGCAACAGCGCATCGCCCCCGACACTCGGGCTTCCAGCCTCGCCTTCAGCCCCGATGGCCGCCGACTGGCCGTGGCTGCATCGGATGGCCTAGTCCATGTGCTGACCATGCCCTGA
- a CDS encoding PilZ domain-containing protein, with the protein MGIRLLTNEETRRSDPNHPYNGMDRRRATRFDAVEDRVWLGWWDGEVFQTLGALLLDISRTGAAVICPDGPSETMDAWFCVVGPSVSGGARARVVGREPIPERPDQIRLRLEFQPTCPEDLYLVALGMISTDWIAASQGSALAQVGSK; encoded by the coding sequence ATGGGGATTCGACTACTGACTAACGAAGAGACCCGTCGATCAGATCCCAATCATCCGTACAACGGAATGGACCGACGTCGGGCAACACGGTTCGATGCCGTCGAAGATCGTGTCTGGTTGGGATGGTGGGACGGTGAGGTCTTCCAGACCCTTGGCGCGCTCTTACTCGACATCAGCCGCACAGGAGCGGCCGTAATCTGCCCGGATGGCCCGTCGGAGACGATGGACGCCTGGTTCTGCGTGGTCGGCCCGAGTGTTTCCGGTGGAGCACGAGCGCGGGTCGTTGGCCGAGAGCCTATCCCGGAACGGCCGGACCAGATCCGCCTGCGACTTGAGTTCCAACCGACCTGTCCCGAAGATCTGTACCTCGTCGCGCTCGGAATGATCTCAACCGATTGGATCGCGGCGTCGCAGGGATCAGCTCTCGCTCAGGTCGGCAGCAAGTAA